The Thermus islandicus DSM 21543 sequence AAGTACGATGGGCTGTGCATCGAGGACTTGAACCTGAAGGGGATGGCGAAAACCAAGCTTTCCCTTTCGGTTCTGGATGCGGCCCTAGGTGAGTTTAGGCGGCAGTTGGAGTACAAGAGCCTCTGGTACAGGAAGCACCTGGTGGTGATTGACCGCTACTTCCCCAGCAGCAAGCTCTGTAGAGAGTGCGGAGCCATCAACCAAAACCTTGCCCTCTCAGACAGGGTTTGGGCCTGCGGGTGTGGGGCGGTGCACGAACGAGACCTGAACGCGGCCCAAAACATCCGGGCTGAAGGAATCCGCAAGATTCCCGTCGCCGTGGGGCACACGGAGACGCAAAACGCTTGGGGAGAGGGCGTAAGACCTACATATCGTAGGCTGTCCTCGTCGAACCAAGAATCCCACCGGCTTTAGCCGTGGGAGTGTCAATGGAATCTTCTATGGGCTTCTTCTTTTCGCCTTGGTCCCGTGCGAAGGACAAGGGGAGAATACCGCCTCCCCCCAGGTGGGCACCGTCTCCAAGCCCTTGCCCTTGCCGCCTTTTTTGGTCGAGCTTGCCTGGGCCGCCCCGGTCTGGCAGCGGTACTCCCTTACCCTTGGGGCGCTCGGGTATAGGAACGGGGCAGAGCTTACCGGCGCCGAGGGCGAGGCCACCCTCTTCCTTCCCGTGAACCCCGGCCTCGAGCCCGAAGCTCTGGAGCTCAAGCTGGCCTTTTCCCCGGGGCTCCCCCAGGGCTACCTGGAGATCCTCTCGCAGGGCCAACCCGTTTTCCAGGCTGCCCTGCCCGCCACCTCCCTCCGCGTCCCCCTAAAGGGCGTGGGGGTGCAAAACGGCCTTTTGACCCTTCGGCTTCGCACCCGGTTCCCGGCTCAGGACCTTTGCGCCGCCCAAGGGCTCTTCCGCGTGCAGGTCCTTCCCGAAAGCCAACTCCTCCTCGCTGGCCGGCCCACGCCCCCCGAAACCCTGGCGGCCTTCCTTCCCCCCTATGTGGAGCGGGTGGTGGTCTACCTGCCCGAGCCCCCGCCCCGCGAAGCGGCCCAAGCCGTCCTTTGGCTCGCGGGTTTCCTGGCGCGGACCTACCCGGGGCGGGTGCCGGAACTCCGCCTCGAGGCGCCCCCCAAGGCCCCCCTTGAGCCCCATCCCTTCGTCCGCCACGTGGTCTGGCAGGAAGGCCTCGGCGCGAAACTCGAGGGTTTCGCCCTCTACCTGGGCAGCCTCCAGGAGGCCGCCCGCCTCTTCCTGGCCGAGCCCGGCCTCCCGAAGGCCCCCTTCCCCGGGGAGGCCACCGAGGCCCTCTCCCTTAAGACGCCCGAGGAGCTTGGACCCAGGGTGAGCCTGGCCGCGCTCGGCTACGGCCCCAAGCGGGTGGAGGGGTTCGGTGTGCTGACCGCCTCCTACGCCTTCGCCCTGGCCGACCTTGGACCGAAGCGTCGCCCCGTGGGCCTAAGGCTCCGGGCCGTCCACAGCCCCGCCCTTCCGGAAAGGGGCTATGCGGAGCTCCTCCTAAACGGGGTGGCCTTCCATGCCGAGCCCTTGGAAGGGACCCTTCTGGACCTCTACGCTCCCGTGCCCGCCCCCCTCCTGGAGCGCAACAACACCCTGGAGGTGCGCTTCCGCTACGCTCCCGCCGAGGGCCAGTGCACCTATGGCGCCCTGCCCTTTACCGCCACCCTGGACCCCGCCTCCTACCTGGTCCTCGAGGGGGGCGAAGCCCTTTCGGGACTGGACGCCTTCCCCCAGGCCCTGCTTCCCAAGTTCTGGGTTTACCTTGAACCTTTGGACCGCTTCAAGCTCGGGCTCGCCGCCCGCCTGGTCCAGGCCCTTCAGGAGACCACCCGAACCCCCCTCCTTCCCGAGATCGCCTCCGCCCCCGACCGTGCCCCCCTCCTGGCCGTGGGCGGACCCAATCTGCCCCAGACCCTGGGGGCGCCCCTCCGCACCCCCGGGTTCCGCCTTGTGGACAGCCGGGGCACCCCCTGGCTGGTGGTCCAGCCGGAAGGTCCCTACGCCGCCCTTCAGGCTTTTTCCTGGAAGGAGGGCCCCGTCCTCCTCCTCAGCCATACCAACGCCAGCGGGGAGATCTTGGCGCCCTTCCTGCAGGAGGCCCTCAAGGAAGGCTGGTTCGCCCTCCACGGGGAGATCGCCCTCCGCGGCCCCTCAGGGCCCCTCTTGACCTTTTCCCTTTCCAAAAGCGCCCTCCGGGTCCAACCCTTGCCCGAAACCCCGGGGAGCCTCCTCGCCCGGTACCGCAAGGAGGTCTACCTGGCCCTAGCCGCCCTCGCCCTCCTTTTGCTGGTGGCCCTTTACCCCAAGGTAGTGCGCCGTGGAAAGGCCTAAACTCGGCGAGTTCCTGGTGGCCCGAGGCCTCCTCAGCGAGGAGCAGCTCTCCCGGGCCCTGGAGATCCAACAAAGAAGCGGGGAGAGGCTCGGCCGCATCCTTCTGGCCTTGGGCTACCTCCGGAGGAAGGAGCTCTACCAGGCCCTCTCCGAGCTGTGGGGCCTCCCCTTCGTTCTCCTCACCGAGGAGCGGCCCGACCCCAAGCTCCTGCGGCGCTGGCCCCTCGAGGAGGCCTTAAGGCACCGGGCCATCCCCCTGCGGGTTCGCCAAGACGGCACCCTCCTCGTGGCCGTAAACGACGCCCCCTCCCCTGCCCTAAAGGCCGCCCTTAAGGCCCACCTGGGCGAGGCGCACCCCCTCTTCCTGGTCACCACCGATTGGGACGTGGACTGGGCCATCCGGGAGTTCTACCGGGAGGGCCTTCTGGACCGGGCGGTCTACGCCCTCTACTACCGGAGCCCGGAGGAGTCGGCCTACACCGTCTTCACCCCGGGCCAGTACCTGGCCTTGGCCGCGGGCCTATTGGGAACGCTCCTCGGCCTCTACCTTTGGCCCAGGGAGACCCTGATCCTTCTGAACCTCCTGGTCAACGCCTTCTTCTTTGTGGGCGTGGCCTTCAAGTTCGGCGTGAGCCTCGCCGGGGCCCTGGCCGAGCGCCACGCCCCCGTGACCGAGGAAGAGGTCCGGGCCCTAAAGGACGAGGAGCTTCCCATCTACACCATCCTGGTCCCCGTGTACCGGGAGGCCAACGTGGTGGGCCTCCTGATGCGGAACCTGGCAGGGCTGGACTACCCCAAGGAGAAGCTGGAGATCCTGGTCCTGGTTGAGGAGGACGACCCGGAAACCCTCGAGGCGGCCAAGGCGGCCCGCCCTCCGGCCAATGTGCAGTTCGTGATCATCCCCAACGGCCAGCCCAAGACCAAGCCCAAGGCGTGCAATGTGGGCCTCCTCTTTGCCCGGGGGGAGTACCTGGTCATCTACGATGCGGAGGACCAGCCGGAGCCGGACCAGCTCAAAAAGGCGGTGGTGGCCTTCCGGAAAGGCCCGGAGCACAGGGTGTGTGTACAGGCTGCGCTGAACTACTTCAACTGGAACGAGAACTTCCTCACCCGGATGTTCACCCTGGAGTACTCCTACTGGTTTGACTACCTCCTCCCGGGCCTGGACCGCCTCGGCCTCCCCATCCCCCTCGGGGGGACCAGCAACCACTTCAAAACGGAAAAGCTCCGCGAGCTTGGCGGCTGGGACCCCTTTAACGTGACCGAGGACGCCGATCTCGGCATCCGGGCGGCCATGCGGGGCTACACCGTGGGCGTGGTGAACTCCACCACCTACGAGGAGGCCAACAACCACGTGGGCAACTGGATCCGCCAGCGCTCCCGCTGGATCAAAGGGTACATGCAGACCGCCCTGGTCCACAGCCGTAAGCCCCTCAGGCTCCTGAGGCGGGTGGGCCTGCGCCAGTTCCTAGGCTTTTTCCTCCTCATCGCCGGAACCCCCCTCACCTTCCTCCTTTCCCCCCTCCTTTGGGGGCTTTTCCTCCTTTGGCTGGTCACGGGAACTCGGGCCCTGGAACCCTACTTTCCCCCCTTCGTCCTCTACCTTGCCCTGTTTAACCTCCTCCTGGGGAACGCCTTGGCCATCTACCTCAACATGCTGGCGGCGTTTAAGCGCAGGCTCTACGCCCTGGCGCCCTTCGCCCTCCTCAACCCTGTCTACTGGACCCTCCACAGCGTGGCCGCCTACAAGGCCCTGGTCCAGCTCTTCACCAAGCCCTTCTACTGGGAGAAAACCCTCCATGGCCTCAGCAAGCAGGAAGCGTCCCACCTGGAGCCCGCCCCTTGAGCTAGGGCTGGGCCTACTCCTGGCCCTGCCCGCCGGCATGGCTGCCCTGGGGCTAACCCAAGAGGGCTACCTCAGCGATCTCCACGCCGCGTACCTGGCCAAGGTGTACCTGACCCTAGACCGCGGCCGGTTGGAGTTCCTGGGCTTCAGTTACCCCCCCCTGCCGCTTCTCCTGCTCCTCCCCTGGCCCTCCCCGTGGGCGCCCCCCATCCTGGGCACCATCGTTTTGGGTTTGGGCTTTGCCCTCCTCCTGGCCGAGGTCAAAAGGCGGGCCGGGATCCTCCCCTTGGTTTTGGCCGGGGGCTTTCTGCTTTCCCCCTGGCCCATCCACCTCCTCGCCCAGGACTTCGCCCAGGTCCTGGGCCTCGTCCTCCTGTGGTGGGCCTGGACCCTCTACTTGCGCTGGCTGGAAGAGGGCCTATCCTTTTTTCTCTTCGCCTCCGGGCTTGTGCTGAGCCTCGCCGTCTACGCGACCCCCTTCGCCCTTCCCTTGGGGGTGCTCTTCGCCCTGGGGATCGGCCTCCTCCGACGGATGGAGCCTCGAGCCTGGGCCGCGGCCAGCCTGGTCCTCCTCTTCCCCCTCCTCTTCACCACCCTGGCCTGGACCTACCTAGGCTGGCTCTTCACAGGTGGGGGGATCTCCCTCTATAGGGCCCTGCCCCAGGAAACCCCTCCCTTGGGAGAAGTCTTCCTGGCAAGCCCCGCCTACGTGGCTGGGGGCCTCTTCCTCTTGGCCCGCGTCCGGCCAGGACTGCTCCTTTACCTGGCGCCCCTTTTCGTCCTCCTCGCCCTGACGCCTCTGGGCTTTGGCTACACCCTCCCTGTGGCCACCGCCCTCCTCCTCCTCTTCCCCCTAGGGGGTTTGCACTGCCTTGCCCCGAAGCCGCACCTCCTGGGAGCCACCCTGCTGGTTGCCCTTCTCCAGGCCGTGGCAGGCTGGGCCCTTCTAGAGCCCCTCAAACCCCCCCCGGACCCCCTGGAGCGGGCCATCGGCCAGACCCTGGCCCAGGCCCCGCCCCGATCCACCCTGGCCGACGACCGGGAGAGCTACCGCCTCCTCGCCTGGGCAGGGACGGCCAGGCCCTTTGTGCTCCCCGCCGACGCCGGCTTCCTCCTGGCGCTTTCCGCCCCCCAGGCCTACGTGAGCCGCGTACTGGTCTGCCCGGGCGGCGGAGCGCTCCAGCCCCGCTACGGCCAAGGAACCCCCCCTGGGTTTAGGGAGGAGTGGCGGTACAAGGGCTGCCGCCTGCTGAGGAAGCGGGGAGAGCCCCCCTGACCGTAAACCCGCCCCCTTGACCCAAGGCGCGCCCTGGCCCTGTACCTCTGGGGTAGGGCTTTGGATGGCCCAAAGCTCAGAACCCCGCGCAGCTTGGCCTCGAGCGAAACTGGCGGTCCCGAAATGCCTTCGTGGGTTGCCTCAGAGCTCCACCCCAGCCGTCTTCAGGGTCAGCCAAGCTACCTTGCGCACCCGGCCACGGCTGAGGCTGTGGATCCGCAGCATGAGGCACGCACTCAGGCCTAGGGGTCGTCCCCTTGGGGCCAGAACCTGGCCCTTCCACGATGTAGCGCTTCTACCCCACCTTGGAGGCCTCGAGTTAGCCCCCCGGGCCGGAGGCCCTCCTTGGGCAGCGCGTTACGCTCACTCTTCAGCGCTTCGGCGGAAGGGTGCGGCTGTAGCTTCGCGGCAGGGCCGAAACGCTGTTCAGGATCTCCTCCTCGTGCCGCAAAAGCCAGCTCCTCACCTCGGGAGGCGCGCTCTCCATCAGCCAGCGCTTGGCCTCCGCCCCCCGCCCGATCACCAGGGCGTTCAGCCAGTGACCCAGGGCGCTTCCCTGCATCCCCGGGAGGTCCCTCGAGGCCCGAGCCTTCAGGAAGTCCTCGCGGTACGCCTTCATGGCCTGCAGAGCGGGTACGGGGAACTTCCGGGTGACCTCGTGGAACACCAGGCCGTCGTAAGCGTAGACGCGGTAGACCCCGGGGGAGTAGGCGAAGGGCAGGTCCCCAAAGTAGGCGT is a genomic window containing:
- a CDS encoding RNA-guided endonuclease InsQ/TnpB family protein, yielding KYDGLCIEDLNLKGMAKTKLSLSVLDAALGEFRRQLEYKSLWYRKHLVVIDRYFPSSKLCRECGAINQNLALSDRVWACGCGAVHERDLNAAQNIRAEGIRKIPVAVGHTETQNAWGEGVRPTYRRLSSSNQESHRL
- a CDS encoding cellulose biosynthesis cyclic di-GMP-binding regulatory protein BcsB, which gives rise to MVELAWAAPVWQRYSLTLGALGYRNGAELTGAEGEATLFLPVNPGLEPEALELKLAFSPGLPQGYLEILSQGQPVFQAALPATSLRVPLKGVGVQNGLLTLRLRTRFPAQDLCAAQGLFRVQVLPESQLLLAGRPTPPETLAAFLPPYVERVVVYLPEPPPREAAQAVLWLAGFLARTYPGRVPELRLEAPPKAPLEPHPFVRHVVWQEGLGAKLEGFALYLGSLQEAARLFLAEPGLPKAPFPGEATEALSLKTPEELGPRVSLAALGYGPKRVEGFGVLTASYAFALADLGPKRRPVGLRLRAVHSPALPERGYAELLLNGVAFHAEPLEGTLLDLYAPVPAPLLERNNTLEVRFRYAPAEGQCTYGALPFTATLDPASYLVLEGGEALSGLDAFPQALLPKFWVYLEPLDRFKLGLAARLVQALQETTRTPLLPEIASAPDRAPLLAVGGPNLPQTLGAPLRTPGFRLVDSRGTPWLVVQPEGPYAALQAFSWKEGPVLLLSHTNASGEILAPFLQEALKEGWFALHGEIALRGPSGPLLTFSLSKSALRVQPLPETPGSLLARYRKEVYLALAALALLLLVALYPKVVRRGKA
- a CDS encoding glycosyltransferase family 2 protein, producing MERPKLGEFLVARGLLSEEQLSRALEIQQRSGERLGRILLALGYLRRKELYQALSELWGLPFVLLTEERPDPKLLRRWPLEEALRHRAIPLRVRQDGTLLVAVNDAPSPALKAALKAHLGEAHPLFLVTTDWDVDWAIREFYREGLLDRAVYALYYRSPEESAYTVFTPGQYLALAAGLLGTLLGLYLWPRETLILLNLLVNAFFFVGVAFKFGVSLAGALAERHAPVTEEEVRALKDEELPIYTILVPVYREANVVGLLMRNLAGLDYPKEKLEILVLVEEDDPETLEAAKAARPPANVQFVIIPNGQPKTKPKACNVGLLFARGEYLVIYDAEDQPEPDQLKKAVVAFRKGPEHRVCVQAALNYFNWNENFLTRMFTLEYSYWFDYLLPGLDRLGLPIPLGGTSNHFKTEKLRELGGWDPFNVTEDADLGIRAAMRGYTVGVVNSTTYEEANNHVGNWIRQRSRWIKGYMQTALVHSRKPLRLLRRVGLRQFLGFFLLIAGTPLTFLLSPLLWGLFLLWLVTGTRALEPYFPPFVLYLALFNLLLGNALAIYLNMLAAFKRRLYALAPFALLNPVYWTLHSVAAYKALVQLFTKPFYWEKTLHGLSKQEASHLEPAP